The following proteins come from a genomic window of Athalia rosae chromosome 1, iyAthRosa1.1, whole genome shotgun sequence:
- the LOC105690646 gene encoding transcription factor E2F2 isoform X4 codes for MSRVRRQVVLEDPAGSVTPDMAHAKLVKSKSLFIDEGSMDEVQTERISEETPSPHLQDHQYGQTPSYQISRRPPQPPPRAEISVQAVKRRLNLEVGSTGTSQSAFKAPRGKRRRSASNSLTGHTPTKNKTVERTRYDTSLSLLTKKFINLVENSRDGVVDLNVASEKLEVQKRRIYDITNVLEGIGILEKKSKNNIQWKGGQLPGEQKDVVDLRREVAYLEAKENTLDRLIHGAEKNLRELCADREYAYVTYHDLRSVSAYREQAIMAVKAPPEATLNVPEPLSTFGEPRLQIYMRSSHGEIEVFLCPDDPGSKVLNSPSRSTTNPRPKISELPSLPPELLVSGGEEQVDSISSTTSRNTTTSNNPPSPIPITSTGFRDALLCESDDFGPMGGGRFQLQTEDQNAAPDVSMLDFNEPLLSLEPPLSENDYSFSLDVGEGLSDLYDFKF; via the exons ATGTCTCGTGTTAGGAGACAAGTGGTCCTCGAAGACCCAGCTGGGTCTGTTACTCCCGATATGGCTCACGCCAAATTAG TTAAATCAAAGTCATTGTTTATCGACGAAGGGTCCATGGACGAAGTTCAAACGGAAAGGATATCTGAGGAAACACCGAGTCCTCATCTGCAGGACCATCAGTATGGTCAAACACCTAGTTATCAAATATCAAGAAGACCCCCACAACCACCCCCACGTGCAGAG ATTTCAGTTCAGGCAGTTAAAAGAAGACTGAATTTGGAGGTGGGATCTACAGGGACTAGTCAGTCTGCATTTAAAGCTCCACGTGGAAAACGCAGACGATCTGCATCAAATTCTTTAACTGGACACACGCCGACTAAAA ATAAGACTGTTGAGAGAACTAGATACGATACGTCTTTGAGTTTGCtgaccaaaaaatttataaatctgGTTGAAAACAGTCGTGATGGTGTGGTGGACTTGAACGTAGCTTCTGAAAAATTGGAGGTCCAAAAAAGACGTATATATGACATCACGAATGTACTGGAAGGAATTGGtatactcgaaaaaaaaagcaaaaacaatATTCAATGGAA gGGTGGTCAATTACCAGGTGAGCAGAAGGACGTAGTTGATCTCAGAAGAGAAGTAGCTTATTTAGAAGCTAAAGAAAACACATTAGATCGTCTGATTCATGGGGCTGAAAAAAATCTGCGTGAATTATGCGCTGATAGAGAATACGCTTATGTAACTTACCACGATTTGCGTTCTGTCAGTGCTTATCGAGAGCAAGCTATAATGGCAGTTAAGGCTCCGCCTGAAGCTACTCTGAACGTGCCTGAGCCATTGAGTACGTTCGGAGAACCAAGG CTACAAATATATATGAGGTCTTCGCACGGTGAAATCGAAGTGTTCTTATGTCCGGATGATCCGGGATCCAAGGTTCTGAATAGCCCTAGTCGTTCGACGACGAATCCTCGAccaaaaatttctgaactgCCCTCTCTACCTCCTGAACTGCTGGTCAGTGGGGGTGAAGAACAGGTTGACTCTATATCCTCCACTACTAGCAGAAACACCACAACCTCAAACAACCCTCCCTCCCCTATCCCTATCACTTCCACAGGCTTCAGAGATGCGCTTCTGTGCGAGTCTGACGATTTTGGGCCAATGGGAGGTGGCAGATTCCAACTCCAGACAGAGGATCAGAATGCTGCACCAG
- the LOC105690644 gene encoding uncharacterized protein LOC105690644 yields MKRVAVTLCAVLSVALAAQEVEIPRNIKRCTRDSDKYNECLRDAIQDGISKFAKGVPELGVPVLDPYLTELHEVTYGNGFINGKMTVKNANTYGTSRARVLGVKATVGEGSHRLEIDVLFPRILIEGEYKAEGRLNEFVIGGKGFFNVSMEGVRTIWDITGSVEDDRWVIKHFRMLPEVEKMKVYFDDLFNGSESINTAARGFINEYWSLFYKELLPVTAVEWDKQMTAFLNVIFSKLSYSKLFA; encoded by the exons ATGAAGAGAGTAGCAGTTACTTTATGCGCGGTTTTATCCGTTGCACTAGCGGCTCAAGAAGTTGAAATAC CGAGGAACATCAAACGCTGCACACGCGACTCCGACAAGTACAACGAATGCCTCAGAGACGCTATCCAAGATGGTATATCGAAATTCGCCAAGG GAGTCCCAGAGCTCGGTGTACCCGTTCTGGACCCTTACCTAACCGAATTACACGAAGTGACGTACGGAAATGGTTTTATCAACGGAAAAATGACGGTGAAAAATGCGAACACTTACGGTACGTCCAGGGCTCGAGTTTTGGGCGTAAAGGCGACCGTCGGTGAGGGTAGCCATCGTTTAGAAATCGACGTCTTGTTCCCCAGAATATTGATCGAGGGTGAATACAAGGCAGAAGGTAGACTGAACGAGTTCGTCATCGGAGGAAAAG gCTTCTTCAACGTGAGTATGGAGGGAGTCAGAACCATTTGGGACATCACCGGAAGCGTCGAGGACGACAGATGGGTCATAAAGCACTTCCGTATGCTTCCGGAAGTCGAAAAGATGAAGGTCTACTTCGACGATCTCTTCAACGGCAGCGAAAGCATCA ATACCGCAGCACGTGGTTTCATAAACGAGTACTGGTCGCTATTCTACAAAGAATTATTGCCCGTGACCGCCGTCGAGTGGGACAAGCAGATGACAGCCTTCTTGAACGTAATCTTCTCAAAATTGTCCTACTCAAAACTCTTCGCTTGA
- the LOC105690646 gene encoding transcription factor E2F2 isoform X1: MFGKNHTGSRPLLRVAENALGASRGRTVTMSRVRRQVVLEDPAGSVTPDMAHAKLVKSKSLFIDEGSMDEVQTERISEETPSPHLQDHQYGQTPSYQISRRPPQPPPRAEISVQAVKRRLNLEVGSTGTSQSAFKAPRGKRRRSASNSLTGHTPTKNKTVERTRYDTSLSLLTKKFINLVENSRDGVVDLNVASEKLEVQKRRIYDITNVLEGIGILEKKSKNNIQWKGGQLPGEQKDVVDLRREVAYLEAKENTLDRLIHGAEKNLRELCADREYAYVTYHDLRSVSAYREQAIMAVKAPPEATLNVPEPLSTFGEPRLQIYMRSSHGEIEVFLCPDDPGSKVLNSPSRSTTNPRPKISELPSLPPELLVSGGEEQVDSISSTTSRNTTTSNNPPSPIPITSTGFRDALLCESDDFGPMGGGRFQLQTEDQNAAPDVSMLDFNEPLLSLEPPLSENDYSFSLDVGEGLSDLYDFKF, translated from the exons atgtttggaaaaaatcacaCGGGCAGCCGCCCTTTACTACGTGTCGCCGAAAATGCCCTGGGAGCATCACG CGGCAGAACTGTCACAATGTCTCGTGTTAGGAGACAAGTGGTCCTCGAAGACCCAGCTGGGTCTGTTACTCCCGATATGGCTCACGCCAAATTAG TTAAATCAAAGTCATTGTTTATCGACGAAGGGTCCATGGACGAAGTTCAAACGGAAAGGATATCTGAGGAAACACCGAGTCCTCATCTGCAGGACCATCAGTATGGTCAAACACCTAGTTATCAAATATCAAGAAGACCCCCACAACCACCCCCACGTGCAGAG ATTTCAGTTCAGGCAGTTAAAAGAAGACTGAATTTGGAGGTGGGATCTACAGGGACTAGTCAGTCTGCATTTAAAGCTCCACGTGGAAAACGCAGACGATCTGCATCAAATTCTTTAACTGGACACACGCCGACTAAAA ATAAGACTGTTGAGAGAACTAGATACGATACGTCTTTGAGTTTGCtgaccaaaaaatttataaatctgGTTGAAAACAGTCGTGATGGTGTGGTGGACTTGAACGTAGCTTCTGAAAAATTGGAGGTCCAAAAAAGACGTATATATGACATCACGAATGTACTGGAAGGAATTGGtatactcgaaaaaaaaagcaaaaacaatATTCAATGGAA gGGTGGTCAATTACCAGGTGAGCAGAAGGACGTAGTTGATCTCAGAAGAGAAGTAGCTTATTTAGAAGCTAAAGAAAACACATTAGATCGTCTGATTCATGGGGCTGAAAAAAATCTGCGTGAATTATGCGCTGATAGAGAATACGCTTATGTAACTTACCACGATTTGCGTTCTGTCAGTGCTTATCGAGAGCAAGCTATAATGGCAGTTAAGGCTCCGCCTGAAGCTACTCTGAACGTGCCTGAGCCATTGAGTACGTTCGGAGAACCAAGG CTACAAATATATATGAGGTCTTCGCACGGTGAAATCGAAGTGTTCTTATGTCCGGATGATCCGGGATCCAAGGTTCTGAATAGCCCTAGTCGTTCGACGACGAATCCTCGAccaaaaatttctgaactgCCCTCTCTACCTCCTGAACTGCTGGTCAGTGGGGGTGAAGAACAGGTTGACTCTATATCCTCCACTACTAGCAGAAACACCACAACCTCAAACAACCCTCCCTCCCCTATCCCTATCACTTCCACAGGCTTCAGAGATGCGCTTCTGTGCGAGTCTGACGATTTTGGGCCAATGGGAGGTGGCAGATTCCAACTCCAGACAGAGGATCAGAATGCTGCACCAG
- the LOC105690448 gene encoding uncharacterized protein LOC105690448, which translates to MESPIFVISAILLIWTTAASAEEFEDNFAKCRVGQAGFDVCVREGLNAIRPYFKTGLPKYNIDPFDPFFARKISATRGNQLLGFSLTLKNVTETGWTASKVTKFVSDLSNYRVQYTQSFPEKALAGDYEFTAQVFGMKIANKGTFTLTLYDLVQTTTTSRMPGAKLKTNVDVQTISNLDLHITNLVQGRRLIEGVLDRIINTMWQPGFVVMRSLINELVSTAFTEIFGKAFQKFPFEKLFKTNSNDF; encoded by the exons ATGGAGTCACCTATTTTCGTTATCAGTGCGATTCTCCTCATTTGGACGACGGCCGCCTCCGCAGAGGAATTCG AGGACAACTTCGCCAAATGCCGAGTGGGTCAGGCGGGCTTCGATGTCTGCGTCAGGGAGGGATTGAACGCTATACGGCCGTACTTCAAAACTGGACTTCCCAAGTACAATATAGATCCCTTCGACCCGTTTTTCGCTAGAAAAATTTCGGCGACCAGAGGCAACCAGTTGCTCGGATTCAGCCTCACCCTGAAAAATGTCACCGAGACCGGATGGACCGCCAGCAAAGTAACGAAATTCGTCAGCGATCTCTCTAATTACAGG gtCCAGTACACGCAGAGTTTTCCCGAAAAGGCTCTAGCCGGAGATTACGAATTCACCGCCCAAGTTTTCGGAATGAAAATAGCCAACAAGGGAACGTTCACGTTGACTTTAT ACGATCTCGTGCAGACGACAACGACCTCGAGGATGCCGGGTGCCAAGTTGAAGACGAACGTGGACGTCCAGACGATAAGTAACCTCGACCTCCACATCACGAATCTCGTGCAAGGACGGAGATTGATCGAGGGTGTCCTCGACAGGATTATAAACACCATGTGGCAGCCGGGTTTCGTGGTGATGAGGAGCTTGATAAACGAACTGGTATCCACGGCTTTTACGGAAATATTCGGCAAGGCCTTCCAAAAGTTTccgttcgaaaaacttttcaaaacgaATTCGAACGACTTTTGA
- the LOC105690646 gene encoding transcription factor E2F2 isoform X3: protein MTTLSLHSGRTVTMSRVRRQVVLEDPAGSVTPDMAHAKLGSMDEVQTERISEETPSPHLQDHQYGQTPSYQISRRPPQPPPRAEISVQAVKRRLNLEVGSTGTSQSAFKAPRGKRRRSASNSLTGHTPTKNKTVERTRYDTSLSLLTKKFINLVENSRDGVVDLNVASEKLEVQKRRIYDITNVLEGIGILEKKSKNNIQWKGGQLPGEQKDVVDLRREVAYLEAKENTLDRLIHGAEKNLRELCADREYAYVTYHDLRSVSAYREQAIMAVKAPPEATLNVPEPLSTFGEPRLQIYMRSSHGEIEVFLCPDDPGSKVLNSPSRSTTNPRPKISELPSLPPELLVSGGEEQVDSISSTTSRNTTTSNNPPSPIPITSTGFRDALLCESDDFGPMGGGRFQLQTEDQNAAPDVSMLDFNEPLLSLEPPLSENDYSFSLDVGEGLSDLYDFKF from the exons ATGACTACCCTTTCATTACACAGCGGCAGAACTGTCACAATGTCTCGTGTTAGGAGACAAGTGGTCCTCGAAGACCCAGCTGGGTCTGTTACTCCCGATATGGCTCACGCCAAATTAG GGTCCATGGACGAAGTTCAAACGGAAAGGATATCTGAGGAAACACCGAGTCCTCATCTGCAGGACCATCAGTATGGTCAAACACCTAGTTATCAAATATCAAGAAGACCCCCACAACCACCCCCACGTGCAGAG ATTTCAGTTCAGGCAGTTAAAAGAAGACTGAATTTGGAGGTGGGATCTACAGGGACTAGTCAGTCTGCATTTAAAGCTCCACGTGGAAAACGCAGACGATCTGCATCAAATTCTTTAACTGGACACACGCCGACTAAAA ATAAGACTGTTGAGAGAACTAGATACGATACGTCTTTGAGTTTGCtgaccaaaaaatttataaatctgGTTGAAAACAGTCGTGATGGTGTGGTGGACTTGAACGTAGCTTCTGAAAAATTGGAGGTCCAAAAAAGACGTATATATGACATCACGAATGTACTGGAAGGAATTGGtatactcgaaaaaaaaagcaaaaacaatATTCAATGGAA gGGTGGTCAATTACCAGGTGAGCAGAAGGACGTAGTTGATCTCAGAAGAGAAGTAGCTTATTTAGAAGCTAAAGAAAACACATTAGATCGTCTGATTCATGGGGCTGAAAAAAATCTGCGTGAATTATGCGCTGATAGAGAATACGCTTATGTAACTTACCACGATTTGCGTTCTGTCAGTGCTTATCGAGAGCAAGCTATAATGGCAGTTAAGGCTCCGCCTGAAGCTACTCTGAACGTGCCTGAGCCATTGAGTACGTTCGGAGAACCAAGG CTACAAATATATATGAGGTCTTCGCACGGTGAAATCGAAGTGTTCTTATGTCCGGATGATCCGGGATCCAAGGTTCTGAATAGCCCTAGTCGTTCGACGACGAATCCTCGAccaaaaatttctgaactgCCCTCTCTACCTCCTGAACTGCTGGTCAGTGGGGGTGAAGAACAGGTTGACTCTATATCCTCCACTACTAGCAGAAACACCACAACCTCAAACAACCCTCCCTCCCCTATCCCTATCACTTCCACAGGCTTCAGAGATGCGCTTCTGTGCGAGTCTGACGATTTTGGGCCAATGGGAGGTGGCAGATTCCAACTCCAGACAGAGGATCAGAATGCTGCACCAG
- the LOC105690646 gene encoding transcription factor E2F2 isoform X5, translating to MSRVRRQVVLEDPAGSVTPDMAHAKLGSMDEVQTERISEETPSPHLQDHQYGQTPSYQISRRPPQPPPRAEISVQAVKRRLNLEVGSTGTSQSAFKAPRGKRRRSASNSLTGHTPTKNKTVERTRYDTSLSLLTKKFINLVENSRDGVVDLNVASEKLEVQKRRIYDITNVLEGIGILEKKSKNNIQWKGGQLPGEQKDVVDLRREVAYLEAKENTLDRLIHGAEKNLRELCADREYAYVTYHDLRSVSAYREQAIMAVKAPPEATLNVPEPLSTFGEPRLQIYMRSSHGEIEVFLCPDDPGSKVLNSPSRSTTNPRPKISELPSLPPELLVSGGEEQVDSISSTTSRNTTTSNNPPSPIPITSTGFRDALLCESDDFGPMGGGRFQLQTEDQNAAPDVSMLDFNEPLLSLEPPLSENDYSFSLDVGEGLSDLYDFKF from the exons ATGTCTCGTGTTAGGAGACAAGTGGTCCTCGAAGACCCAGCTGGGTCTGTTACTCCCGATATGGCTCACGCCAAATTAG GGTCCATGGACGAAGTTCAAACGGAAAGGATATCTGAGGAAACACCGAGTCCTCATCTGCAGGACCATCAGTATGGTCAAACACCTAGTTATCAAATATCAAGAAGACCCCCACAACCACCCCCACGTGCAGAG ATTTCAGTTCAGGCAGTTAAAAGAAGACTGAATTTGGAGGTGGGATCTACAGGGACTAGTCAGTCTGCATTTAAAGCTCCACGTGGAAAACGCAGACGATCTGCATCAAATTCTTTAACTGGACACACGCCGACTAAAA ATAAGACTGTTGAGAGAACTAGATACGATACGTCTTTGAGTTTGCtgaccaaaaaatttataaatctgGTTGAAAACAGTCGTGATGGTGTGGTGGACTTGAACGTAGCTTCTGAAAAATTGGAGGTCCAAAAAAGACGTATATATGACATCACGAATGTACTGGAAGGAATTGGtatactcgaaaaaaaaagcaaaaacaatATTCAATGGAA gGGTGGTCAATTACCAGGTGAGCAGAAGGACGTAGTTGATCTCAGAAGAGAAGTAGCTTATTTAGAAGCTAAAGAAAACACATTAGATCGTCTGATTCATGGGGCTGAAAAAAATCTGCGTGAATTATGCGCTGATAGAGAATACGCTTATGTAACTTACCACGATTTGCGTTCTGTCAGTGCTTATCGAGAGCAAGCTATAATGGCAGTTAAGGCTCCGCCTGAAGCTACTCTGAACGTGCCTGAGCCATTGAGTACGTTCGGAGAACCAAGG CTACAAATATATATGAGGTCTTCGCACGGTGAAATCGAAGTGTTCTTATGTCCGGATGATCCGGGATCCAAGGTTCTGAATAGCCCTAGTCGTTCGACGACGAATCCTCGAccaaaaatttctgaactgCCCTCTCTACCTCCTGAACTGCTGGTCAGTGGGGGTGAAGAACAGGTTGACTCTATATCCTCCACTACTAGCAGAAACACCACAACCTCAAACAACCCTCCCTCCCCTATCCCTATCACTTCCACAGGCTTCAGAGATGCGCTTCTGTGCGAGTCTGACGATTTTGGGCCAATGGGAGGTGGCAGATTCCAACTCCAGACAGAGGATCAGAATGCTGCACCAG
- the LOC105690646 gene encoding transcription factor E2F2 isoform X2 — protein MFGKNHTGSRPLLRVAENALGASRGRTVTMSRVRRQVVLEDPAGSVTPDMAHAKLGSMDEVQTERISEETPSPHLQDHQYGQTPSYQISRRPPQPPPRAEISVQAVKRRLNLEVGSTGTSQSAFKAPRGKRRRSASNSLTGHTPTKNKTVERTRYDTSLSLLTKKFINLVENSRDGVVDLNVASEKLEVQKRRIYDITNVLEGIGILEKKSKNNIQWKGGQLPGEQKDVVDLRREVAYLEAKENTLDRLIHGAEKNLRELCADREYAYVTYHDLRSVSAYREQAIMAVKAPPEATLNVPEPLSTFGEPRLQIYMRSSHGEIEVFLCPDDPGSKVLNSPSRSTTNPRPKISELPSLPPELLVSGGEEQVDSISSTTSRNTTTSNNPPSPIPITSTGFRDALLCESDDFGPMGGGRFQLQTEDQNAAPDVSMLDFNEPLLSLEPPLSENDYSFSLDVGEGLSDLYDFKF, from the exons atgtttggaaaaaatcacaCGGGCAGCCGCCCTTTACTACGTGTCGCCGAAAATGCCCTGGGAGCATCACG CGGCAGAACTGTCACAATGTCTCGTGTTAGGAGACAAGTGGTCCTCGAAGACCCAGCTGGGTCTGTTACTCCCGATATGGCTCACGCCAAATTAG GGTCCATGGACGAAGTTCAAACGGAAAGGATATCTGAGGAAACACCGAGTCCTCATCTGCAGGACCATCAGTATGGTCAAACACCTAGTTATCAAATATCAAGAAGACCCCCACAACCACCCCCACGTGCAGAG ATTTCAGTTCAGGCAGTTAAAAGAAGACTGAATTTGGAGGTGGGATCTACAGGGACTAGTCAGTCTGCATTTAAAGCTCCACGTGGAAAACGCAGACGATCTGCATCAAATTCTTTAACTGGACACACGCCGACTAAAA ATAAGACTGTTGAGAGAACTAGATACGATACGTCTTTGAGTTTGCtgaccaaaaaatttataaatctgGTTGAAAACAGTCGTGATGGTGTGGTGGACTTGAACGTAGCTTCTGAAAAATTGGAGGTCCAAAAAAGACGTATATATGACATCACGAATGTACTGGAAGGAATTGGtatactcgaaaaaaaaagcaaaaacaatATTCAATGGAA gGGTGGTCAATTACCAGGTGAGCAGAAGGACGTAGTTGATCTCAGAAGAGAAGTAGCTTATTTAGAAGCTAAAGAAAACACATTAGATCGTCTGATTCATGGGGCTGAAAAAAATCTGCGTGAATTATGCGCTGATAGAGAATACGCTTATGTAACTTACCACGATTTGCGTTCTGTCAGTGCTTATCGAGAGCAAGCTATAATGGCAGTTAAGGCTCCGCCTGAAGCTACTCTGAACGTGCCTGAGCCATTGAGTACGTTCGGAGAACCAAGG CTACAAATATATATGAGGTCTTCGCACGGTGAAATCGAAGTGTTCTTATGTCCGGATGATCCGGGATCCAAGGTTCTGAATAGCCCTAGTCGTTCGACGACGAATCCTCGAccaaaaatttctgaactgCCCTCTCTACCTCCTGAACTGCTGGTCAGTGGGGGTGAAGAACAGGTTGACTCTATATCCTCCACTACTAGCAGAAACACCACAACCTCAAACAACCCTCCCTCCCCTATCCCTATCACTTCCACAGGCTTCAGAGATGCGCTTCTGTGCGAGTCTGACGATTTTGGGCCAATGGGAGGTGGCAGATTCCAACTCCAGACAGAGGATCAGAATGCTGCACCAG
- the LOC105690447 gene encoding protein takeout codes for MERVTVCFLLAITSVIALGIDEKRPYVKQCSRKDPKLKKCLIDALHHLSPYLRNGIPEIELPPVEPFRIDELTLSLTGGPNGYKIQLREMDILGASNFTVRDINLGSTFQALIEIPALILDAHYSSSGILIILPASGNGTFHGRFDGVRAVVTGAVSTSDRNGGTYMHVDRLNIELAVRVVNLQVFKIFNNNRILTEAINLFLRENGQEVLKAMEPQLKKELSVLFSAIVNQLLLNVPVQSFLSP; via the exons ATGGAACGAGTCACCGTTTGCTTCCTGTTGGCGATAACTTCGGTCATCGCTTTAGGGATAGACGAAAAAC GACCCTACGTGAAACAGTGTTCGAGAAAGGACCCGAAACTCAAGAAATGTCTCATCGATGCCCTTCATCATTTGAGCCCGTACCTTCGCAACGGAATACCCGAGATCGAATTACCCCCCGTCGAGCCATTCAGG ATAGACGAACTAACGTTGTCGTTGACGGGTGGTCCGAACGGCTACAAGATCCAACTCCGCGAGATGGACATCCTGGGTGCGAGTAATTTCACGGTGAGAGACATCAATCTGGGTTCAACCTTCCAGGCGCTAATAGAAATACCGGCGCTTATTTTGGACGCGCATTATTCGAG CTCGGGGATTTTGATAATACTACCGGCGAGTGGTAACGGTACGTTTCACGGCCGTTTCGACGGAGTCCGGGCGGTCGTAACGGGTGCGGTCAGCACGAGTGACCGTAACGGCGGAACGTACATGCACGTAGACAGGTTGAACATCGAGCTCGCGGTGAGGGTCGTCAATCTCCAGGTCTTCAAGATATTCAACAACAATCGAATTTTGA CCGAGGCGATAAATCTTTTCCTCCGAGAGAACGGGCAGGAGGTACTGAAGGCGATGGAACCGCAATTGAAGAAAGAATTGTCCGTACTTTTCTCAGCTATAGTTAACCAATTGCTGTTGAACGTACCCGTTCAATCGTTTCTCAGCCCTTGA
- the LOC105690526 gene encoding protein archease-like: MEDLSAEDLAIPPIKYEYLDHTADVQLHAWGETLEEAFEQCAMAMFGYMTDLDKVEMKEIHHLEAEGHDLQSLLFHFLDELLFMFSAEHFLVARKVKITEFDVENFKIKAMALGEEFTLGKHPQGTEVKAITYSAMQIYDRPVNERPEVFVIIDI; this comes from the exons ATGGAAGATTTATCAGCAGAAGACTTGGCGATTCCGCCAATTAAGTACGAAT ATTTGGATCACACAGCCGATGTTCA ATTGCACGCGTGGGGCGAAACCTTAGAAGAGGCTTTCGAGCAATGCGCAATGGCCATGTTCGGGTACATGACGGACTTGGATAAAGTGGAAATGAAGGAGATTCACCACTTGGAAGCCGAGGGACACGACCTCCAGAGTTTGCTGTTTCATTTCTTGGACGAACTGCTTTTTATGTTCAGCGCAGAGCATTTTCTCGTAGCCAGG AAAGTGAAGATCACGGAATTCGACGTCGAAAACTTCAAGATAAAAGCAATGGCGTTAGGAGAGGAATTCACGCTTGGAAAACATCCTCAAGGAACAGAAGTTAAGGCTATCACTTATTCAGCAATGCAAATTTACGATCGCCCTGTTAACGAGAGACCGGAAGTGTTTGTAATCATCGATATTTAA